Genomic DNA from Comamonas antarctica:
GTTGAAGTTGACGTAAGTGGCAGTATTGATCGTCGAGCTGTCGGGGGCGCCGCTGGCCACGGCCAACTGCAGGCTCAGTGTGTTGTTGCCGCCAGCGCCGCCATCCACGATGCCAGAGGGCGCGAATTCCACACCGGCACTGGCGGTGAGACGGCCGGCGTTGCCATCGTTGACGTAAACCCCCGAGCCCGTCAGCATGTTGAAGCGGTTGCTGCTGCCCGCTCCCATCGAGACACTGCCGAAGATATTGCCGGCATTGGTGAACACGTTGCCCTGGAGCGAGGGCGCGAAACCAATGCGCCCGGTGACCTGCCGATTGTTGGTCATGTCCGCCCGGCCGCCACCGTAGACGGCCACCGCCGGCAGGTTGGCGCGCGAGCCCGTGGCGCCTTGCACCAGGTCCACGCTGATGGAGCCATTGTTGACGATGGTGGTCACGCCTGAATTGGAGATATCCAGTGCCAGGCCGTTGAAGCTGCTCAGCGAGGCGCCCGGATCACCCGACCTGCCATAGATCGCGGAGGTGTTGGAGAGGTTGTTGACGCTCAGGTTGGTGGGCCCGAAACCAAGCATCCTCAACCCCGTGGTCGGCACGGTAAAGGTGTTGCCCCAGGTGCCGGCAACGATGCCGTTGCTGTTGAACGTGAGTCCAATGCCCGCGAGGTTCATCGCGGGCGCGCCTTGCTGCGTCGATTGCGCCAGCGCGCCTGCGGCGATGTTGAAGGTCAGATCGGCACCAGTTGCCGAATAGTCGTAGATGCTGCCGCTGCAAGTCACCGTCATGCCGGGCGGGGGAGCAAATGGCGAGCAGGCGGCATAAGCCGGTGCGCTGGCCAATGCCAGCAGACCTGCGGCCGCGGCCGCCAGCGCGCTGCGGCGCAGGCGGCGCGCGCTGCGGCTGCTCTTGCCCGGGCCGCGCGCCACTTCGCTGACAGCCTGCCACACGCCGGTCACGGCGTTGAAAACCACTCGGTAGATTCGATTCATGACGATGGAGACCCGGGCCTTGCCCAGCCGGGGTGTTTACAAGAGTTGGGTAGGAAAAAGCCAGGCGCGCAACATGCCAGGGCATGTGTCGATAAAGCCTTGATGGGTCGTGACAACCCATAGTTAAAAGCATTTTCTTACAAACGAAACGTTTTGGAATGGGACTCCAAGTCAAGTTTCGTTACTACAACACTTGTGTAACTTTCGAAAAAATCCCTCAAGAAATCGGATCCGCCGATCGGCGCTTAGCTGGTGCCCGCTTGCAAGCTCAGGACCGCATCGGCGGCAGGCGATGAATGCAGGCCTTGAGCGCCGCGAAGCACTCCGCATCGATGGCGCTGCCCACGGTTTTTTCCATGATTTCCAGCGTTTCGTCGACCGGCACCGCCCCGCGGTAAGGGCGCGCCGCGGTGATCGCATCGAAGATGTCGGCGCAGGTGATGATGCGGGTCTCGAGCGTGATGTCCTGCGCACTCAGCCCGCGCGGATAGCCCTTGCCATCCAGGCGCTCATGGTGCGCGCCCGCGATGCGCGCCAGCTCGCCAAACGCATCGATGCGCCCGAGAATGGTCTCGGTATGCATCGCATGCGCCTGCACCGCGGCCCATTCGTCGCCGTCGAGCTTGCCCGGCTTGTCCAGGATGCTGTTGCTCACGCCGAGCTTGCCGATGTCATGCAGCAGCGCGCCGCGCTTGAGCCAGCGCCGGCGTTCCGCACCGATGCCCATGGTTTCGGCCATCAGGTCGACATACAGCGCGACGCGCGCGCTGTGCCCGCTGGTGTAGGGACTCTTGGAATCGACGACCTGTCCGAACGCCGCGGCGATATCGTCCAGATAGTCCTCATCGAGCGGCACCAGCCTCGAGCCAGGCTCCAGCGCCAGCACGGCCGGACCGATGTCGCCGCCGGCCAGCTGCTGCCAGAAACCGGCATCGGCCACGGCCAGCAGCGCATCGATCAGTTCCGGGTCGAGCCACTGGCCGCGGCGGCGCTGCAATTCCTCGGCCACTGCCTGCGCCCCGCCGCTGGTGTGGAATACGTCGGTCACCTGCGCCAGCAGCGCAATGCGCGAGTACAGCGGAATCGCCTCGCCGGCGAGGCCGTCGGGCCGGCCCTTGCCGTTGTAGTGCTCATCGAGGTGGTAGATGCCCGCGGCCACCGACTCGGGAAAGCGCAGCAGCCGCGCGATCTCGGCGCCGCGCTGGCAGCGGGTCTGGATCAGTTCGTCGGCCAGGTCCCTGCCATTGCGCAGGATGTTGAGCACCGCGCGGAAACGCTCGGCCAGCGGCGCGCGCAGGCCGGTGTGCGAGAGCACGAAATTGAGCACCTGCGGCAGGCTGTCGCCGACGGTCTTGAAGTCGTGCTTGAAGGCAAGGTCGTTGGTCATGTACAGCTCGCAGATGCGCGCGGCATTGCTGCTGCAGCCCAGGTCCTTGAGCAGCAATGTGTAGTACAGGCCCCATAGTTCGTCCTCGGACATGCCGATGCGCCGCCCCACCTGCATGCCGATCCAGCAGCAGCGCGAGCAATGGCCTTCGGGTTGGCCTTCGGTGATGTCGAGCGCATGGCTCAACGCAGAAATCAGCTCTGACAGGCGCAGTCCGTGCATGGGTAACCGTATATTGCAATGCCGATGTACCGTTTACATCGTGTCACATGTGAGTCTGCACACTATTGAGTAAGCGTGCACTCACCACGGTCAATCCCCCGGCACGAAACTGCCCGGCAACGGGACACTACGCCCATTCCGGCCTCGCGCCGATTTTATTTCAGTGATTTCTCCAGGCCTTGCGCGTGTTCGCGGTGGGCCTTGAGCACCGGCAGCGTCTTGGTGGCAAAGGCCTTGACCTCGGCATCGTCCGCGCCCTTGCTGGCTTTCTCGAACAGCGCGATATCGGTCTTGTGGTCGGCGAGGCCGACTTGCTTGACGAACTCGCGGTCGAAGTTCTTCGCGCCGGAGATCTTGTCCAGGCGCGCCTGCTTGTCGGCTGGCACGGCCGCAGGCAGGGTCACGCCCTTGCGCGCGGCCAGCCCCTTGAGTTCCTCATTGGCCGCGCCATGGTCCTTGACCAGCATCGCACCATAGGATTTCACCGGCTCGGAGCTGCCCTTTTGCTCCGCTAGGCGCCCGGCTTCCACCTCATACAGGCCGCCAACGGCCGCCTTGCTGAGAAATTCGTGGTCCTTCTTGCTGGCTTCGGCATGCGCGGTGGCAACGACTGCAACGCTGAAAGCGGCGGCGACCCAATGGCTGAGTTTCATGGCGAATCTCCTTGCAAAGAAACCACCGTAAGACCTTGGATGCCAGGTCAATGTGGGCCAATGGATGGACTGCGGATGAGAACGCACCTACAGCGGTGCCGGCCGCACCGCACCGGCCGCACCTCGCCGGCCGCACCTCGCCGGCCGCACCGCGCCAGTTGCACTATGCCTACTTCCTGCGCTGCAATTGCTGCACCGCGGCCTTGGTCTGCGCCACATGCTCCATCGGGTCGGCGCCGACATGCGCGAACTTGATGCGGCCGTCCTGGCCGATCACATAGGAAATGCGGTCGGCGCGCTGCGGATTGGCGGCGGCCGAGGCATCGTAGGCGCGGATGGTCTTGGCCTGCGGGTCAGACGCCACGGCGAACTGGTCGCGGCAGGCCTCGGTGGAAAAGCGCTGCAGCGTGGCGATGTCGTCGTGCGACATGCCCACGACCTGCGCGCCCAGCGCGTTGAACGCGGGCGAGGCCTCGGCAAATGCATGGGCCTCGAGCGTGCAGCCCTGGGTGAACGCCTTGGGAAAGAAATACAGCACCACCGGCCCCTTGGCCAGTGCCGCCTTCATGCCGAATTCAAAGGGCTTGCCCGCGACCGCGGCCTGGGTGGTGAATGCCGGTGCCGCGTCGCCTACCTTGAGCACCGCCTGGGCCGCCGGGGAAAACAGGGCCGCCAGCACCAGGGCGGCGGGGAATGCGGCGCGAATGCCAGAGCCGGGAATGCGCATGGGAGGTTCCTTGCTGTGATGTCTGGATCGCATTGTCCAGGCTTTTGCCTTGCCGGCCTATGCCGACCTATGCCGGCACCTGCGCGCAATGCACGCAATGCCCGCAAAATGGCGCTTCAGATCAAACCGGAGGAGCAGGAAATGGCATCGAGCAAGGTAGCGGTCATCACGGGCGCGGGATCGGGCATTGGCAAGGCAGTGGCGCTGGCGCTGATCGCGGATGGTTTCCAGGTGGTGCTGGCGGGGCGCCGCGGCGCGCTGCTGGAGCAGGTCAAGGAGGAGGCCCAGGCGCTGCATGGCGCGGGCGAGCGCGTGCTGTGCGTGCCCACCGATGTGAGCGATGCCGATGCCGTGGCCGCGCTGTTCGCGCGCGCCGTCGAGACGTTCGGCCGCGTCGACCTGCTGTTCAACAACGCCGGCCGCGGCAACCCCCCGGGTTCGTTCATCGACTGGACACCGCAGCAGTGGCGCGAGGTGGTCGATGTGAACCTGAACGGCATGTTCTACTGCCTGCAGCAGGCCTTCAAGATCATGCGCGACCAGCGCCCGCAGGGCGGGCGCATCATCAACAACGGCTCGATCTCGGCGCATGCGCCGCGCCCTAACTCGATTGCCTACACCGCGACCAAGCACGCGGTGATGGGGCTGACAAAGACCGCGTCGCTCGACGGCCGCCCCTACAACATTGCGGTCGGCCAGATCGACATCGGCAATGCGCTGACCGAACTGGCCGAGCGCATGACCCAGGGCGTGCCCCAGGCCAACGGCGAGATTGCCGTGGAGCCGACCATGGATGTGAACGTGGTCGGCCAGTCGGTGCTCTACATGGCCAAGCTGCCGCTCGAGGCCAACGTGCTGTTCCACACCGTCATGGCGACCAAGATGCCGTTCGTCGGCCGGGGCTGAAGCCACGGCATCGATGGCGCTGCAGCGCAGGCCCGGGCACGGCGTGTCCGGTGGACCTATCCCCTGTGACGTTATCGAGAATCAGTTGTAATAAGAGATTGCGCAATCGGAGCCATGCAATGACCACCAAGACCTCGCTCGACAAGTCGAAAATCAAGTTTCTGCTGCTGGAAGGCATCCACCCCAGCGCGCTGCAGCTGCTGCACAAGGCCGGCTATACCAACGTGGAGACGGTCACCGGCGCGCTGCCCAACGACGAGCTGCTGCGCAAGATCGCCGACGTGCATTTCGTCGGCATCCGCTCGCGCACGCAACTGACCGAAGAAGTTTTCCAGGCCGCGCAGAAGCTGGTGGCCGTGGGGTGCTTTTGCATCGGCACCAATCAGGTCGACCTCAATGCCGCGCGCCAGCGCGGCGTGGTGGTGTTCAACGCGCCCTATTCCAATACCCGCTCGGTGGCCGAGCTGGTGCTGGGCGAAGCCATCCTGCTGCTGCGCGGCATTCCGGCCAAGAACGCCGCTGCGCACCGCGGCGGCTGGCTCAAGACCGCGGACAACTCCTATGAGATCCGCGGCAAGACGCTGGGCATCGTCGGCCACGGCTCGATCGGCAGCCAGCTGTCGGTGCTGGCCGAAGGCCTGGGCATGCAGGTCGTGTTCCACGACATCGTCACCAAGCTGCCGCTGGGCAATGCGCGCCAGGCGGCTTCGCTGCACGAACTGCTGTCGGTGAGCGACATCGTGACGCTGCACGTGCCCGAGCTGCCTTCGACGCAGTGGATGATCGGCGCCGCCGAGCTCGCCGCGATGAAGCCCGGCGCGATCCTGATCAACGCCTCGCGCGGCACCGTGGTCGAGATCGACGCGCTCGCCGATGCGCTCAAGTCGGGCCGCCTGCTCGGCGCCGCGCTGGACGTGTTCCCGGTCGAGCCGCGCACCAACAAGGACGAGTTCATCTCGCCGCTGCGCGGCCTGGACAACGTCATCCTGACCCCGCACATCGGCGGCTCGACGATGGAGGCACAGGCCAATATCGGCCTCGAAGTCGCCGAGAAGCTCGTGAAGTACAGCGACAACGGCACCACCACCTCGGCCGTGAACTTCCCCGAAGTCGCGCTGCCGGCCCACCCCGGGCAAAAGCGCATCCTGCACGTGCACCACAACGCGCCCGGCGTGCTGTCGGCCATCAACCAGATCTTCGCCCAGCATGGCATCAACATCGCGGGCCAGTACCTGCGCACCGATGAAGGCCTGGGCTATGTGGTGATGGACATCGATGCCGGCACCGTGGACCTGCCGATGGCGCAGCTGCTGGACATCCCGGGCACGATCCGCTGCCGCGTGCTGTTCTGAGCGGCCCGCAACGGCGGCATCGCGCCGCCGGCACATGAAAAAAGCCAACCCCTGAAGGTTGGCTTTTTCAATCTGGTGGGCCTCCCGTGAGTCGAACACGGCACCAACGGATTATGAGTCCGCTGCTCTAACCAAGCATGAGCTAGAGGCCCGAAAACGCGCTGCCTGGCACGCCTGGGGCGCGCTGGCAAAACCTGGCTATTGTAAGCCTATCGCCGATGGCTCAAGGCGTTGGTCACGAGCTTCGACGTGATGTCGACGATCTGGATCATCCGGTCGTAATGCATGCGCGTCGGCCCGATCACGCCCAGCGTGCCGACGATCTTGCCGTCGACTTCATAGGGTGCGCTCACCACCGACAGCTCCTCGAAGGGCACGACATGGCTTTCGCCACCGATGTAGATGCGCACGCCTTCGGCCTGGCTCGAGATGTCGAGCAGGCGCAGGATCTGCGTCTTCTGCTCGAACAGGTCGAAGGCGCGCCGCAAATGGTCCATGTCGCTGGAGAAATCGCTCACCGCCAGCAGGTTGCGCTCGCCCGCGATCACGACATCGGCCTCGTCGCTCTGGTTCTCGCTGCCGACGTTGACCGCCGCCTGCATCAGCGCCGCGACTTCGCCGCGCAGCCGCTCGACCTCGCCCTTGAGGCGTTCGCGCACCTGCTCCATGGCCAGGCCGGCGTAGTTGGCGTTGAGGAAGTTGGCCGCCTCGACCAGTTGCGAGGCGTTGTAGTCGACCTCGGTGAAGATCACGCGGTTCTGCACGTCGCCATCGGGCGACACGATGATGACCAGGAAGCGCTTCTCGGACAGCCGCACGAACTCGATCTGGCGGAACACCGAACTGCGCTTGGGCACCATGACCACGCCGACGAACTGCGACAGGTTCGACAGCAGATGCGCGGCGTTGGCGATGACCTTCTGCGGCTGCTCGGCCGGCAACGCGGGCGCCTGCAGGCCGTCGCGCTGCACCGTCAACATGGTGTCGACGAACAGGCGGTAGCCCTTGGCGGTGGGAATGCGGCCCGCGGAAGTGTGCGGGCTGACGATCAACCCCAGCTCTTCGAGGTCGGACATCACGTTGCGTATGGTTGCAGGCGACAATTCAAGGCCCGAGGCACGCGAAAGCGTGCGTGAACCTATGGGCTGGCCGTCGGCGATATAGCGTTCGACCAGCGCTTTGAGTAACAACTTGGCACGGTCATCGAGCATGTAGTGATTTTAATGATGTAATTTCAAAATGACGTCTAAGTTCCGCCGAGTCGCGCTGATAGGGAAATACCAGTCGCCCTCCTCCACCAGCGCCAGCCCCGACAGTGTCCGCCAAGCCCTCCAGGATATCGCCAGCTTCGTCACCCGCCAGGGCTGCGAAGTCATCGTCGATGCCGATTCGGCCGCAAATGCCGGTATTGAGGGCTATCGCGCCATGGATGTCGATGGTCTGGGTGCGCATTGCGACCTGGGCTTGGTGGTCGGCGGCGACGGCACCATGCTGGGCATCAGCCGCCACCTCGCGCGCTACGGCACGCCGCTGATCGGCATCAACCAGGGACGCCTGGGCTTCGTCACGGATATTCCGCTCGAAGATTACCAGACCACCCTCACGCCCATGCTGCAAGGGGAATACGAGGAGGACCTGCGGCCGATGATCCGCGCGCGCGTGATGCGCGGCGAGCAGCTGGTGTTCGAGGCCCTGGCCATGAACGATGTAGTGGTCAACCGCGGCGGCACCTCGGGCATGGTCGAGCTGCGCGTCGAGGTCGGAGGCCATTTCGTCGCCAACCAGCGCGCCGACGGCCTGATCATCGCCACGCCCACGGGCTCGACGGCCTATGCGCTGTCGGTGGGCGGGCCCATGGTGCACCCGTCGATTCCCGGCTGGGTCATGGCGCCGATCGCACCGCATACCTTCTCCAACCGCCCCATCGTGCTATCCGATGCCACCGAGGTCGCGATCGAAGTCGTCGGCGGGCGCGATGTCAGCGCCAATTTCGACATGCAGTCGCTGGCTTCGCTGCTGCACGGCGACCGCATCCTGGTGACCAAGGCCGAGCATTCGGTGCGCTTCCTGCATCCCAAGGGCTGGAATTACTTCGCCACGCTGCGCAAAAAGCTCTTCTGGAACGAGGGAGGCAACTGAACATGGGGCTCAAACGCATTGCGCTGCGCGATTTCGTCATCGTCCAGGCGCTCGACCTGGACCTGCACGGCGGCTTCACGGCGCTGACCGGCGAGACCGGCGCGGGCAAATCGATCCTGATCGACGCGGTGCAGCTGGCACTGGGCGCGCGCGCCGATGCGGGCGTGGTGCGCGAGGGCGCGCCGCAGGCCGACATCTGCGCCGAGTTCGAATGCCCGGCGCGGCTCAAACCCTGGCTGGAGCAAGGCGGTTTCGCGCTCGAAGACACGCTGCTGCTGCGGCGCGTGATCGACGCCCAGGGGCGCAGCCGGGCCTGGATCAATGGCGCGCCGGCCACGGCCACCCAGCTGCGCAGCGTGGGCGAGCAGCTGCTCGACATCCACGGCCAGCATGCCTGGCAAAGCCTCACCCGCCCCGATGCGGCGCGCGAGCTGCTCGATGCCTATGCGGGCTTGCAGACCCAGCCGCTGCGTCAGCTCTGGGGCGTCTGGCGCAATGCGCGCCAGGCGCTGGAGCACGCGCTGGCCGCGCAAGACAGCCTGCAGCGCGAACGCGAGCGGCTGCAGTGGCAGATCAGCGAGGTCGAGAAGCTCGACCCGGGCGAGGACGAATGGGAAGAACTCAATGCCCAGCACACGCGGCTGTCGCATGCCCAGGCGCTGCTCGACACGGCGCAAAGCGCGCTGTTTGCCATCGAGGACGATGAAGCCGGCGGCCTCACGGCGCTGACGCGCGCGCATGGCGAGCTCGAGGAGCAGGAGCATCTCGATCCCGAATTCAAGGCGATCGCCGAAGTGCTGGCCTCGGGCCTGGCGCAGATCGGCGATGCGCGCCATTCGCTGCAGACCTACCTGCGCCGCACCGAACTCGACCCCGAACGCCTGGCCGAACTCGACGCCCGGCTGTCGCTGTGGATGCAGTTCGCGCGCCGCTACAAGCGCCAGCCGGCCGAGCTGCCGCAACTGTTCGCGGGCTGGCAGCAGGAGTTGCGCCAGCTCGATGCCTCGGTCGATGTCGACGGCCTGCGCGCCCAGGCCGAAGCCGCCCAGGCGCAGTACGAACAAGCCGCGCGTGCGCTGTCGCAGCAGCGCGCCAAGGCCGCGCCCAAGCTGTCGCGCGCCATCACTCAAGCCATGCAGGGCCTGGGCATGCAGGGCGGGCGCTTCGAAGTGGCGCAGACGGCGGCGGATGAACCCGGCCCGCATGGCATCGACGCCATGGCGTTTCTCGTCGCCGGCCACCCCGGCGCGACGCCGAAGCCGATCGGCAAGGTGGCCTCGGGCGGCGAGCTGTCGCGCATCTCGCTGGCCATCGCCGTCACGACCAGCGAACTCGGCGAAGCCTCGACGCTGATCTTCGACGAGGTGGATTCGGGCGTCGGCGGCGCCGTGGCCGAGACCGTGGGCCGGCTGATGCACAAGCTGGGCCAGGACCGCCAGGTGCTGGCCGTGACGCACCTGCCCCAGGTCGCGGCCTGCGCCGACCACCACCTGGTGGTGGCCAAGCGCCGCGACAAGCAGGCCACCACCAGCACCGTCACGGCGCTGGCCCAGGACACGCGCGTCGCGGAGGTGGCGCGCATGCTCGGTGGCGAGCGCCTGTCCGAAACCACCATGGCACACGCGCGCGAAATGCTCCAGCAGGCGGTGCCGGCACGCAAGGGTTGACGCATGGCACTCGAGATCGTTTTGGTCACCGGCATGTCCGGCTCCGGCAAATCCGTCGCGCTGCACGCGCTCGAAGACGCGGGCTACTACTGCGTCGACAACCTGCCGCCCGAACTGCTGTCATCGTTTGTCGCGCTCGAGCACACGCACCATGGCAACCGCGTGGCAATTGCCATCGATGCGCGCAGCGCCACCGGCCTGCCCAGCCTGCCGGCGCAACTGGCCTTGCTGCGCAGCGAGGGCGTGGTGGTGCAGTCGCTGTTTCTCGATGCCAACACCGCCACGCTGGCGCGGCGCTTTTCCGAAACCCGCCGCCGCCATCCGCTGTCCAGCGACGAGCTGCAGCAGGGCCGGCAGGCGCTGATGCAGACCATCGAGTGGGAGCGCGAACTGCTGGCCGGCCTGCGCGAGCAATCGGAAGTCATAGACACCAGCAGCCTGCGGCCGTCGCAGCTGCAGAGCTATGTGAAGAGCCTGCTGACCCTGCCGCTGGGGCAGATGACGCTGGTGTTCCAGTCGTTCGGCTTCAAGCACGGCATTCCCGCGGACTGCGACTACCTGTTCGATGTGCGCATGCTGCCCAACCCCTACTACGACCGGGAACTGCGGCCGTTTTCGGGCAAGGATGCACCGGTGCAGGCCTTTTTGCGCCAGCAGCCCGAGGTGCTGGAGATGCAGCGCCAGATCGCGCAGTTCTTCGAACACTGGCTGCCGCTGCTGGAGCAGAACCACCGCAGCTATGTCACGGTGGCCGTAGGCTGCACCGGCGGCCAGCACCGCTCGGTCTACCTGGTGGAGCAGCTGGCCACCCACTTCGCCAAGGACTGGCCGACCTTGACGCGGCACCGCGAGCTGGATGCGCGGACGGCGGCTGCGGAGATCTGAATTCCAGGGGGCAGACCCCTACCCTTCGCGCTCCAGCAGCTTCCTCACCGGCGCCGGCAATCCCATTTCCGTCCACTGCGCCCGCGTATACCAGTCGTCCGCCGACGGCTCGGCCGCCTCGACGCGCGCAATCACCGGGTGCAGGTGCAGGTCGCGGTGCGTGAGCACATGCAGGAAGGCATCGTGGTGCTCCAGCGGCACGCCGGGCCAGCGGGCCTGCACCACGGCTTCGAGCGCGGCCGCATCCTCGAACACCGGCGGACTGTAGAGCCCGGCCCAGATGCCGGTCGACGGGCGCTTGCCCAGGCGGATGCGCCCCGCGCTGTCTTGCGCGATCAGCAGCCACCAGGCCTGGGAACTGCGCTTGAGCTTGCGCGTGCGCACCGGATAGTGCTCGGGGTTGCCGGCGCGCGCCGCGCGGCATTGGCTGTGCAGCGGGCACAGCAGGCAGGACGGATTGCGCGGCAGGC
This window encodes:
- a CDS encoding HD-GYP domain-containing protein; amino-acid sequence: MHGLRLSELISALSHALDITEGQPEGHCSRCCWIGMQVGRRIGMSEDELWGLYYTLLLKDLGCSSNAARICELYMTNDLAFKHDFKTVGDSLPQVLNFVLSHTGLRAPLAERFRAVLNILRNGRDLADELIQTRCQRGAEIARLLRFPESVAAGIYHLDEHYNGKGRPDGLAGEAIPLYSRIALLAQVTDVFHTSGGAQAVAEELQRRRGQWLDPELIDALLAVADAGFWQQLAGGDIGPAVLALEPGSRLVPLDEDYLDDIAAAFGQVVDSKSPYTSGHSARVALYVDLMAETMGIGAERRRWLKRGALLHDIGKLGVSNSILDKPGKLDGDEWAAVQAHAMHTETILGRIDAFGELARIAGAHHERLDGKGYPRGLSAQDITLETRIITCADIFDAITAARPYRGAVPVDETLEIMEKTVGSAIDAECFAALKACIHRLPPMRS
- a CDS encoding DUF4142 domain-containing protein; translation: MKLSHWVAAAFSVAVVATAHAEASKKDHEFLSKAAVGGLYEVEAGRLAEQKGSSEPVKSYGAMLVKDHGAANEELKGLAARKGVTLPAAVPADKQARLDKISGAKNFDREFVKQVGLADHKTDIALFEKASKGADDAEVKAFATKTLPVLKAHREHAQGLEKSLK
- a CDS encoding peroxiredoxin, which translates into the protein MRIPGSGIRAAFPAALVLAALFSPAAQAVLKVGDAAPAFTTQAAVAGKPFEFGMKAALAKGPVVLYFFPKAFTQGCTLEAHAFAEASPAFNALGAQVVGMSHDDIATLQRFSTEACRDQFAVASDPQAKTIRAYDASAAANPQRADRISYVIGQDGRIKFAHVGADPMEHVAQTKAAVQQLQRRK
- a CDS encoding SDR family oxidoreductase, with the protein product MASSKVAVITGAGSGIGKAVALALIADGFQVVLAGRRGALLEQVKEEAQALHGAGERVLCVPTDVSDADAVAALFARAVETFGRVDLLFNNAGRGNPPGSFIDWTPQQWREVVDVNLNGMFYCLQQAFKIMRDQRPQGGRIINNGSISAHAPRPNSIAYTATKHAVMGLTKTASLDGRPYNIAVGQIDIGNALTELAERMTQGVPQANGEIAVEPTMDVNVVGQSVLYMAKLPLEANVLFHTVMATKMPFVGRG
- the serA gene encoding phosphoglycerate dehydrogenase — its product is MTTKTSLDKSKIKFLLLEGIHPSALQLLHKAGYTNVETVTGALPNDELLRKIADVHFVGIRSRTQLTEEVFQAAQKLVAVGCFCIGTNQVDLNAARQRGVVVFNAPYSNTRSVAELVLGEAILLLRGIPAKNAAAHRGGWLKTADNSYEIRGKTLGIVGHGSIGSQLSVLAEGLGMQVVFHDIVTKLPLGNARQAASLHELLSVSDIVTLHVPELPSTQWMIGAAELAAMKPGAILINASRGTVVEIDALADALKSGRLLGAALDVFPVEPRTNKDEFISPLRGLDNVILTPHIGGSTMEAQANIGLEVAEKLVKYSDNGTTTSAVNFPEVALPAHPGQKRILHVHHNAPGVLSAINQIFAQHGINIAGQYLRTDEGLGYVVMDIDAGTVDLPMAQLLDIPGTIRCRVLF
- the hrcA gene encoding heat-inducible transcriptional repressor HrcA; the encoded protein is MLDDRAKLLLKALVERYIADGQPIGSRTLSRASGLELSPATIRNVMSDLEELGLIVSPHTSAGRIPTAKGYRLFVDTMLTVQRDGLQAPALPAEQPQKVIANAAHLLSNLSQFVGVVMVPKRSSVFRQIEFVRLSEKRFLVIIVSPDGDVQNRVIFTEVDYNASQLVEAANFLNANYAGLAMEQVRERLKGEVERLRGEVAALMQAAVNVGSENQSDEADVVIAGERNLLAVSDFSSDMDHLRRAFDLFEQKTQILRLLDISSQAEGVRIYIGGESHVVPFEELSVVSAPYEVDGKIVGTLGVIGPTRMHYDRMIQIVDITSKLVTNALSHRR
- a CDS encoding NAD kinase, translating into MTSKFRRVALIGKYQSPSSTSASPDSVRQALQDIASFVTRQGCEVIVDADSAANAGIEGYRAMDVDGLGAHCDLGLVVGGDGTMLGISRHLARYGTPLIGINQGRLGFVTDIPLEDYQTTLTPMLQGEYEEDLRPMIRARVMRGEQLVFEALAMNDVVVNRGGTSGMVELRVEVGGHFVANQRADGLIIATPTGSTAYALSVGGPMVHPSIPGWVMAPIAPHTFSNRPIVLSDATEVAIEVVGGRDVSANFDMQSLASLLHGDRILVTKAEHSVRFLHPKGWNYFATLRKKLFWNEGGN
- the recN gene encoding DNA repair protein RecN translates to MGLKRIALRDFVIVQALDLDLHGGFTALTGETGAGKSILIDAVQLALGARADAGVVREGAPQADICAEFECPARLKPWLEQGGFALEDTLLLRRVIDAQGRSRAWINGAPATATQLRSVGEQLLDIHGQHAWQSLTRPDAARELLDAYAGLQTQPLRQLWGVWRNARQALEHALAAQDSLQRERERLQWQISEVEKLDPGEDEWEELNAQHTRLSHAQALLDTAQSALFAIEDDEAGGLTALTRAHGELEEQEHLDPEFKAIAEVLASGLAQIGDARHSLQTYLRRTELDPERLAELDARLSLWMQFARRYKRQPAELPQLFAGWQQELRQLDASVDVDGLRAQAEAAQAQYEQAARALSQQRAKAAPKLSRAITQAMQGLGMQGGRFEVAQTAADEPGPHGIDAMAFLVAGHPGATPKPIGKVASGGELSRISLAIAVTTSELGEASTLIFDEVDSGVGGAVAETVGRLMHKLGQDRQVLAVTHLPQVAACADHHLVVAKRRDKQATTSTVTALAQDTRVAEVARMLGGERLSETTMAHAREMLQQAVPARKG
- the rapZ gene encoding RNase adapter RapZ, with protein sequence MALEIVLVTGMSGSGKSVALHALEDAGYYCVDNLPPELLSSFVALEHTHHGNRVAIAIDARSATGLPSLPAQLALLRSEGVVVQSLFLDANTATLARRFSETRRRHPLSSDELQQGRQALMQTIEWERELLAGLREQSEVIDTSSLRPSQLQSYVKSLLTLPLGQMTLVFQSFGFKHGIPADCDYLFDVRMLPNPYYDRELRPFSGKDAPVQAFLRQQPEVLEMQRQIAQFFEHWLPLLEQNHRSYVTVAVGCTGGQHRSVYLVEQLATHFAKDWPTLTRHRELDARTAAAEI